A genomic window from Periophthalmus magnuspinnatus isolate fPerMag1 chromosome 16, fPerMag1.2.pri, whole genome shotgun sequence includes:
- the nt5c3a gene encoding cytosolic 5'-nucleotidase 3 isoform X2 yields MPQFEKNTVHMKDPERVEQIICGLIKGGANKLQIITDFDMTLSKFQVNGKRCPTCHNIIDYSKLVTDECRQKLVQLKNQYYPIEIDPQLTMEEKYPFMVEWYFKSHTLLVEQRLQKDKLPEAVRDSDAALRDGYEQFFDRLHQHNVPVFIFSAGLGDVLEEILRQSGVYLPNVKVVSNFMDFDDNGVIRGFKGELIHVYNKHDGALRNTEYFKQLKENCNIILMGDSLGDLSMADGVPNVENILKIGFLNDKVEERLDKYLDHYDIVLVRDETLEVPNAILQKVL; encoded by the exons ATGCCGCAGTTTGAGAAGAACACAGTCCACATGAAGGACCCTGAGAGAGTGGAGCAGATCATCTGTGGCCTCATCAAGGGCGGAGCTAATAAActacag ATCATCACAGACTTCGACATGACGTTATCCAAGTTCCAAGTCAACGGAAAACGCTGCCCCACCTGCCACA ATATTATTGACTACTCAAAGCTGGTGACAGACGAGTGCAGACAGAAGTTGGTGCAGTTGAAGAACCAGTACTACCCCATCGAGATCGACCCCCAGCTCACCATGGAGGAGAAGTATCCCTTTATGGTCGAATG gTACTTTAAGTCCCACACTCTTCTGGTGGAGCAGCGGCTACAGAAGGACAAACTGCCCGAGGCTGTGCGAGACTCAGACGCTGCACTCAG AGACGGATATGAGCAGTTCTTCGATCGTCTGCATCAGCACAATGTTCCCGTGTTCATTTTTTCTGCTGGTTTGGGAGACGTCCTTGAGGAGATTCTCAGACAGTCCGGAGTCTACCTCCCTAACGTCAAAGTGGTCTCCAACTTTATGGACTTCGACGACAAC GGAGTGATCCGAGGTTTTAAAGGAGAGCTGATCCACGTCTATAACAAACATGATGGTGCTTTGAGGAACACAGagtattttaaacagttaaagGAAAACTGTAATATCATTCtaatgggagattcactgggaGACCTGAGCATGGCTGATGGAGTCCCCAATGTCGAGAATATCCTCAAGATCGGCTTCCTCAACGACAAG GTGGAGGAGCGGTTGGACAAATACCTGGATCATTACGACATTGTTCTTGTTCGAGACGAGACGCTGGAGGTGCCCAACGCCATTCTGCAGAAAGTGCTCTGA